In Cycloclasticus sp., a single genomic region encodes these proteins:
- the lgt gene encoding prolipoprotein diacylglyceryl transferase: MLSYPNIDPVALSLGSLKIHWYGLMYLVGFAGAWCLGRLRAKKIGWDAEQIDDLIFYAAMGVVLGGRIGYVLFYNFPAFTDNPLILFKIWQGGMSFHGGLLGVIIAMFLFAKKYQHRFFEVTDFIVPLVPIGLGAGRIGNFINGELWGKPTDFVLGVSVPNLGVVHPSSLYEAALEGLALFIILWLYSSKPRPVMAISGLFLIGYGVFRFAVEFVRLPDAHLGYLAFDWLTMGQILTTPMLLLGAILMFKANSKKV; the protein is encoded by the coding sequence ATGTTGTCTTATCCAAATATTGACCCCGTTGCACTTTCTTTGGGAAGTCTGAAAATTCATTGGTATGGGTTAATGTATCTGGTGGGTTTTGCGGGCGCGTGGTGTTTAGGGCGTTTACGAGCAAAAAAAATAGGCTGGGATGCAGAGCAAATTGATGACTTAATTTTCTATGCCGCTATGGGTGTGGTCTTGGGTGGCCGGATTGGTTATGTGTTGTTTTATAACTTTCCAGCGTTTACCGATAACCCCCTTATTTTATTTAAAATTTGGCAAGGTGGCATGTCATTTCACGGTGGTTTGTTGGGCGTTATTATTGCCATGTTTTTGTTTGCTAAAAAGTATCAACACCGTTTCTTCGAAGTGACCGATTTTATTGTGCCATTGGTGCCAATCGGTTTAGGTGCGGGGCGTATAGGTAATTTCATCAATGGTGAGTTATGGGGCAAGCCAACTGATTTTGTTTTAGGTGTGTCGGTGCCAAATCTAGGTGTAGTACACCCTTCAAGCTTATATGAAGCGGCCTTAGAAGGCCTCGCGTTATTTATTATATTATGGCTTTACTCAAGTAAGCCAAGGCCGGTAATGGCGATATCAGGCTTGTTTTTAATAGGCTACGGGGTGTTTAGATTTGCCGTAGAATTTGTACGGCTCCCCGATGCCCACCTAGGTTATTTAGCGTTTGACTGGTTAACCATGGGGCAAATACTCACTACCCCTATGTTGTTACTAGGAGCAATCTTAATGTTTAAAGCCAATTCAAAAAAGGTCTAA
- the thyA gene encoding thymidylate synthase — protein MKQYLELMQDILDNGTDKEDRTGTGTRSVFGRQMRFDLSKGFPLVTTKKLHLRSIIHELLWFLNGDTNTGYLKDNGVSIWDEWANEKGDLGPVYGHQWRSWPTPSGDSIDQMSEVLEQIRNTPDSRRLIVSAWNVGQIPDMALPPCHLLFQFYVADGRLSCQLYQRSADFFLGVPFNIASYALLTYMVAQQTGLEVGDFVWTGGDVHLYSNHFEQANLQLSRDTLALPQLKIARKPDTLFDYNYEDFDIVGYESHAGIKAPVAI, from the coding sequence ATGAAGCAGTACTTAGAGTTAATGCAAGATATCCTCGATAATGGAACCGATAAAGAGGACAGAACGGGTACGGGCACGCGGTCTGTGTTTGGTCGGCAAATGCGCTTTGACCTGTCTAAAGGTTTTCCACTGGTTACGACTAAGAAGCTTCATTTGCGTTCCATTATTCATGAACTGTTGTGGTTTCTAAATGGTGATACGAATACCGGCTATTTAAAAGATAATGGCGTGAGTATTTGGGATGAATGGGCAAATGAAAAGGGTGATTTGGGCCCCGTCTATGGTCATCAATGGCGCTCTTGGCCAACGCCATCAGGTGATAGCATCGATCAGATGAGTGAGGTGCTAGAGCAAATAAGAAACACCCCCGACTCGCGGCGTTTGATAGTCAGTGCGTGGAATGTCGGCCAAATACCCGATATGGCGCTACCACCGTGTCATTTGTTATTTCAGTTTTATGTGGCAGATGGTCGTTTGTCGTGTCAACTGTATCAACGTTCAGCCGATTTTTTCCTCGGTGTTCCCTTTAATATTGCCAGTTATGCTTTGTTAACGTACATGGTCGCGCAACAAACGGGGCTGGAAGTGGGTGATTTTGTTTGGACTGGTGGTGATGTGCATTTGTATAGCAACCACTTCGAGCAAGCAAATTTGCAGTTATCGCGTGATACATTGGCGCTGCCTCAATTAAAGATTGCTCGCAAACCTGATACCTTGTTTGATTATAACTACGAAGATTTCGACATAGTCGGATATGAGTCACATGCTGGAATTAAAGCGCCGGTCGCAATTTGA